ACCAGAGCGGCGAAGGGGAGAGGGGGTGCTCTGAGAGGGCCTTTCGGGCCCCGTGGCCGAGGGTTTCGGTGCCGCTCAGCTGCCCCCGGTGGCTCGTTTCAGCTGGACAACGAGTCCTCCATCACCGACACCATCTTCCAGTTCGCCACCGAggagctctccctgctgcccctgcGGGACCTGGCCGTCTTCCACAACggcgacacctcccaccagtTTGGTTTCACAGTCGGACCAGTTTGCTTCAGCTGAAACCGGTGACACCCAAACCGAGCTGGCTGCTTCTGCCCCCACCCGAGAACTGTCCCCTTGGGGAcgtgggaggaggctggggggtgGCACGGGGCTGCCACCCGCTCCCCGGAGCTGCCAGTCCCCTCTTTGAGACACGTGTTTGTAGCTGCATTACGCCACGGACTACACTTCCTTCTGGAGTAGAAGAATATTGTTTACAAAAGTCATTTCtctataaattatatatattatatgtgtatatatatatgagaagGTGCCCATTTGACGGCTGATTGGGGGAGGCTCATGTGATTATAACCACTGGGAACTGCctgctaaaggagaaaaaaaaaaaaaaaaacaacaaaaaacccaaggaaaaataCTGCCAGCTTGGGAGAAGGGGAATGAAAGGGGCTTTTCTTTGCCTCGGCCAAGTGCCCAAATGGTTGGAGCCTCATCCCCCCCGAGGACCGGGCTGAGGAGTGGCCCTGGAGATCCCTGGCCAAGCTCTCCGCCGGGCGAAGCCACCGCAGGCTCCtgccctcagctgctgccagctccagccaggCGTCGGGCAGCGAAAAGGGGTGAAGAATGCAGAATCCCCCCAAGTCCTGCCCCTGTTTTGGGTCTGCGCCTCACGCGGGGGTCAGAAGGTGTGGAGCCGGGTGCTAGAGCAAGACCGTGCTCCAAGGCAGCGTCGCCCTGGTCAGGCAGGGGCAGGAATTTAAGCTGTTTGGCTCCCGTGCTGCCGCGCTGTTACTTATCGCTTTATTTTCGTGGTTCCCAGCAGTGTTTCCCTCGCCTCTAACCGTCCCTCTGTCCTGGGCTGTTTGTCCCCAGGTGGGCGGGGGGGAATCCCGAGGGCAGAGGGCTTTACCTGGAGCACCCCAGCCACAGCTGCATTACCAGCACCcctaaaaacccccaaatctgGGCTGGCTTTGTGCTGCACCCCTGGTTTTCTCGGCACCCTGCGCTGCTCGGGTTCTCAGCCTTGCTGGCCTTGCCCTGCAGCCCGTGTGCCCAGGGGCCAGTGCCAGGCTGGCTACCAGTGCCCACGCCAGCGGAGCGGTGCAGTGGTCGGACCCTGCtccgaggggagggggggcgaggAGAGCAGCGGGTGAAGCTTTCTGGGGGGGGCACAGTCCCTGGGGAGCGGTGTCAGCAATGCCAAATTGTCTGTGCAAGCCGCGGGGCTCTCTGCTATCCCAATCCCTGGGGTTGCGTCTTTTCCTGGGGTGCGGTGGCCGTGTCCCTGCAGTGTCCCCTGTGTGTCACCAGCTGTGCTGGCCCCGGGGGAGGGCCACGGGGCAGCGCTTCAGCCAACAGCCACTTCCAGGCGGGGGCCGAGTGCCTTGAAAAGGGTTTTTCCGCTCTGGCATTTAATTCCTATTTGCTGCAATAGGGTGTCATGTGGGGCACCCCTCTGTGAAATcacccccggctctgccctgcgAGGGCGTGATGCCGGTCCTGGGCCTTTCCTGCCCCTGGAGCTGCCCGCCCCCCTGTGAGAACCCcgcaccaccccaccacccccctggcAATGTCCCCTTGCCTGCAGCCAGGGTGGGGAcaagggaaggatggggaggggccctttatcagggagtgtaatgataggacatggggtaatggcttcaaactgaaagaggggaggtttagattggatatcaggaagaaattctttgctgtgagggcggtgagcccctggcccaggttgcccagagaagctgtggctgccccatccctggaggggttcaaggccaggttggacggggcttggagcaacctgggctggtgggaggtgtccctgcccagggcagggggtggcactgggtgggctttaaggtcccttccaacctgaagcattccatgattctatcacCACGGGTGCAGGCGAAACCCCAGTGCCGGACATGCAGAGACTTCCCCTCGTCTCAGGGGGgtgaaaggggaagagaagcCATTTGCAGTGGGGCTGGCCAGGAGGAGGGGGGTTGCTGCAGCACGGGCAGAGGGGGCCGACAGCGCCCAGGGTCTGGCACGGCCCCCAGGGGCCGGTGGGGAAGACAGTATGCAGCAGATtgcaaagggaaaattaaattcCAACTCAAGGGACACGTTAGATCCTGGGGAGAAAACCAGAGCAGAATGTCATGTACcagcaaactatttttttttattatttttttttttgcaaattgctCATTTTAGCAGCATTTTCCGCTGTGTTTTTGCGGAGAAGGAAAGTGGCACGCACAGTCCATGCCTCACCTCACCCGCTGGCCACGCTGGCCACAAcccagaggagctgcagctgccaaaaaaaacGAGTGTCCATTTTTGATGGAAACTTTTGAGGAAGGAGTTTAAAGAGAAGTAGCAACATTGGGTGGGTTTATtgaatatttcttctgaattcaAGCAGCAAACAAACCCTGAATAACTCCAGTTCCACCTCTCTGGCCATAAGGAAAAATACACTCAttaccacagaatggtttgggttggatgggacaTTAAAGATCAAAGGAAGGGAGACCAGAGAAAGACCAGAGAATACCAAATACGATCTTTTGCCTGCAGCCCTGTATTGCCTTCCCAAGCAGGGAGTTACACATAAATTTGCTGGCAGGCACTGGGTGCCTTTGTGGGCATCAGCGCCCGTTTGcacttggggaaactgaggcagggggagCTCCAGCACTCCATCCTCCTGCTGGTGTAACAGAGATGGCCAGCGTGTGCCAGCAAGGAACGAGTCAAGTTCCCCTTCGGTCTGTCCTGCCTCTTTCCGggaaaggctgaggaaaaaaaaaaaaaaaatctttctgtattttgcagCTGCAAGGCAGCTGAGGTTGCAAACACTTGGTGATACCCGGCTCTCCTGCCTCCGTGGGGAAAACCGGCAGAAAACGCTGAGTGGATGCTTTGAGGGGCCTTGTGATCGGACCGTGCCCTTTGTGGGGAGGGCGTTAGGGATGGGGCGAAGGGCAAGCAAAGCCCCCAAGGAGGTCAGGCCCCCTCTTTCCGcagggatcacagaatggttcgggttggaagggaccttaaaaatcacccagtgccaccccctgccctgggcagggacacctcccaccagcccaggttgctccaagccccgtccaacctggccttgaacccctccagggatggggcagccacagcttctctgggcaacctgcgccaggggctcaccgccctcacagcaaagaatttcttcctcagatctcgtctaaatctcccctctttcagtttaaaaccgttccccctcgtcccatggctcccctccctgatccagagtccctccccagctttcctggagcccctttagggactggaaggggctcgaaggtctccgcGGGGATGCCGACCGCCCCCACGGCGGGGCTGACGGGGGAAGCGGTGCCGGGGCGAGGGTCACACGGGTGCCGGCCCCGCCGCACTACAGCTCCCGGGGAGCCCCGCGCCCGCGTCACCCGCCGcgacggggcgggacggggcgggcgaCAGCGGGACGGGCTGAGCGGGGACGGGCTGCGCTGCACCGGGACGGGCTGCTCCGGGACGGGCTCCGCGCTGCCGCCATGCAGgtgagcccagcccagcctcgcCGAGGGGGAGGGTCCCGGACAAAAAGGGGGCCGGTGGGGACGGGGGTGCGCCCCGGGTACGGCCCCGCTGCCGTAAATCACCCCGgaaccaccccccaccaccaccgcctcCCTGCGGATAAGCCCCGTTTAAAGGCTGCGGCATCGCCATTCACCCTCCGGGCACCGCTAGCTCCGGCCGCGGCTTCGCCCCGGCACTCGTTTACCCCCGGCTCCGCTGTCGCCCCGGGTGCCGTTTCTGCGGGGTGGGCtctctgtctgtccgtccgtctgcTCCTCGCACCCCTCTGCCACTGCGTCCCCACCCCGAAGGCTCTCCCGTCCCCCGCTGTCCCGTCCCCCGCTCCCCATCGCCTGTGGGGGGGCTGCCGTGGGTGCAGCCTTACACCGGGCACTCGCAACGGGAGCTCGGGTCACGGCCCGGGCCTTAAACCATCACCTGGGGCGGGTTGGCTTCGTGCTCTGAGCTCAGACATGTTTAAGGCTACCACATCCCCCCCCAGTTCGCTGGCATAAGccccccacagcagcatccctgcgAAGTCCAGAGGGTGGCTCACACCGGCTCCAAGGAGCATCCCAGTGTGGGGACACCTCCCCGGGCCACTGCGTCCCCAGCGTGGGGCTGCAGCTCCGGCTGGCTGGGACGGCTGCCTGCTTGCCATGGTGTTTTGCCTCCCAGGGGTCAGTGCGATGCAGAATGACAGGCTCGTCCCGACGCGCGGGGACAGGTGTCCCGGTTGGACCGGAGCAGCAGGTTGGGATGTACAGGGCAGCCTGACACTGCTCTGCACAGGCACCACTGGTTTCTCACTTGATGGCAAAGAGTAACCCCCAAACTGCAGCGGATACAGCCACAAAAcgcacatcatagaatcacaatggtttgggttggaagggaccttaaagttcatcccgttccaccccctgccctgggcagggacacctcccaccagcccaggttgctccaagccccgtccaacctggccttgaacccctccagggatggggcagccacagcttctctgggcaacctgggccaggggctcaccaccctcacagcaaacaatttcttcctcagatccagtctaaatctcccttcattcagtttaaaacccttccccttcatcctaaatagaaaaaaaatggttagagttggaaaggacctttaaaggccatctagtccaaccccccctgccatgagtGGGgatatcaggttgctcagagccccgtccaccTGCAtgtgaatatttccagggatggggcatctcccactttctctgggcaacctgggccagggtctcaccaccgtCAGCGTGTAAAAAAAAACTCTCACGCGTGTTGCGTGTATGAGCAGAGGCAGTGGAGGATGTTTTTCAGCGGCTTTATTTGCATGAGTGATTACCTGCGAGgtgcagaggaggagctgggcgCAGCCTTGCCCGGGCGCCTGCTGAATCACCGCCGCGTGGGCAGGTGGGTGAGGACAGGAGGACAGGACCGCATCCTTCCCACCGGCATCCCTGGGGACCCGTCGCATCGCCCCGGCAGCGAAATTCCCCCCCTTGCAAAGAGCGTGGAGATTTTTAGGACTCGCCCTCTTGCCACACGGGGTCTCACCCAGCAAGATGCCGTCTCCGGAGAAATCACGCTATGGCATCGCTATAGGAGAGGGGCCACTGGCCCAAGGAGCATCGTTTTGGCCTTATTGTCACTCTGCGTGCCCAAAGACACGTGGCTTCACCCCAGGTTGGGAGACCTGGTGCAGCGAGGGGATCTTCACCCTGTCCCTAAAAGAGTTACCTCCTCCTTACACAGCGCTACAGACTTGTGGGTGAAGCCTGCAAAGGGGAAATAACTTCCTTTAAAGGCTAATTATCGTTAATCTGTTGCCAAAGGAGGCTTGAAAGCATGAGCCAATTACACTTGCTAATATGCGCTGGGTAACAAGTGGCCGAAGGGTGTAATCAGAGCCCGGCGGCAGCGTGGATGGTATTTCTGGCCAAGGCCAGTCCCCTCGCCCGCATCTGCCGGTGTCACTAACAGCAGGGACACGCGGCCAAAGCCAGGTCAGTGCGGCAGAGGAGAGGGCACCAGCCCCGCAAACGCTacctaaagaggaaaaaaaaaccacctaaatacatatttttctttgtggTAAAACGAGCGAGACTTGGCAGCTGTGGTGTCGGCTCTGTGGGTGGGTTCGTTACACAAGAGCCATACTTGCTCCTCCTGTTTCGGCGAGATAAAGGAGGAGGTTCGATGCCTCTGTAGGTGCCGGCAGCCCcaggacggacagacggacagtGTTTGGACTGATGCTCCTCTGCCAGGGAGCCATCCCTGGACCTGGCACCCCGCGTCACGCAGTGGCACGTGTGGCACTGGGTGCCTCGGTGTGTCCCGGCGATGCAGGAGACACCCCTGGGAGGCAGGGGAAAGCGGAGGGTGGCTGGGCTCTGGCCACTTCAGGCTGCGGACGGCATCCACCAGCCTCCGTCTGTCTCCCATGGACCTTCCCCACTCCAATCCGGGCTAATGAAGTCCCAGGTTTGTCTCTCTTTATCACAGGGAtaaactctggctttttcttgCCAGCCCAGACACgcacaggagctgctgctggaggtgaacATTGTCCCGTAGAAGTCACGGGAGGAGCTCGGGCCGGTCAGCGTGACTGTGATTTTTCAGTGCAAGTTCCTCTTCCCGTTTCAGAAAtcgggtgggggggggaaaaaataattgcatcaTTTGGTAAAAGCCCAGCTGAGCGTCGTCACTTGGGGCTTGGCCCTTCGGGGTGGGGGTGTGCGTGGACCCACTGAAGATGTGGGTGCCCCTTCCCCCCGCTGCCCTTTCCTTGGCTTCTCTTCCAGATGTCCTTCTACTTCTCGGACACGGTGGTGCTGCTCTTTGACTTTTGGAGCGTCCACACCCCCACAGGTAGGCTGCCAGCCCCCGCCTGGCCCTGAGACACCCCTCCTGCCGGCCGGCCGTCCATCCGCCACCGGCTGTGCCCTCCTCCCGGGTAAAAAGGATGCGGGGCAGAGAAACCCCCGCATTTCTGGCAGGAGCgatgggctgggaggggggagagcagGGCCCCCACCCAGCATTGATGGGGGCGGGTCGATGCTCCATTATAGCCCGGAGGGCACTGCCCGATTTTTGCCAACCCTTTCCTACTCCGCTGAGCAGTTCGTGCCCTGGAAATGCCGCGGGCAGGGGTCGATCCTCCCAAGCCAAGAGCCGCGGGCAGGGAGGTGCGGGAAGCATCCTCCCCCCAGgcctgccacccccacccccccgcagcgTCACTCAGTGATGGCTCagcttcccattttcttttacgcttcttttttttttaattattgcccCAGCATCATGTTTTAAGCCCTACATTTTTGTGGAGGCGATGCAAAGaggctattcttttttttcacttttttttttttttccccggagCAACCCCCTCCAAAAAATACTCCCGATGGATTTAGAGGGGATATTGGGCTAAATATACCATTTCCCAGCACTTCACAaacctgctgccttccccctcctttccctccaccTTATCCCATGGCTATGCCCAAGCCCTTCATACTGGGACCTGCCgaccccctccacctcccccccacATGTGTGTGTTTCTCCTGCAGGGATGGCGCTCTCCGTGCTGGTGATCCTGCTGCTGTCCGTGCTTTACGAAGCTGTGAAGATGGGCAAGGCCGTGCTGCTGCGGCAGgcgctgctggctctgccccgcAGCATCAGCCAGGAGTCGCTGCTGGAGCCCAAGGAGGGGGACACTGGCCCCACGCAGGGCAGGTACCGCAGGATCCCCCACTCTGCACCCAgccggggggggctcaggggcgGGTGGGTGATCCCTGGGCCAGCATAGGAGGGGAGAAAGGCTGTGAAGAGGCAGCCCTGGAGTAACAGGCTTCCAGGGCAGGGGTATGTTGCAGCCTGGGGAGGTGGCCCCGGGGGCATCCCAGCCCCTCCAGGTACTTCGGGAGATGTCCAGAGtggttttatcatagaatcatagaatcatggaatggtttgggttggaagggaccttaaagatcatctagttccaaccccactgccctgggcagggacacctcccaccagcccaggttgctccaagccccgtccaacctggccttgaacccctccagggatggggcagccacagcttctctgggcaacctgggccaggggctcaccgccctcacagcaaagaatttcctcctaatatctcatctaagtctcccctttaccagtttgaagccattcccccttgtcctgtggctcccctccctgatccagagtccctccccagctttcctggagcccctttagggactggaaggggctcgaagttctccccggagccttctcttctccaggctgaaccccccccaactctctcagcctgtcctcacagcagaggggctccagccctctgcatAATAATATCCTCCCCATTCCATTGGAGCAGGATTTCCCCCTGCGCCGCCGTTTGcagcccccatccctctccccgctccccaaACCCATCTCTGGCCGCTCCAGGAtgctgatggtggtggtgggagatgccggctgccccagcccctcgctgATGAGGGGGTGTCCCATCTTCTTCAGTAGGTGGTTTCGGTACCACGTCGGCCAGACACTGTTCCACGTGGTGCAGGTGGTGCTGGGCTACATGGTGATGCTGGCCGTCATGTCCTACAACGCCTGGATCTTCCTGGGGGCCATCGCCGGCTCCACACTGGGCTATTTCGTGGTGTACCCCCTGCTCGGTCGGGGCTAgatccacccccccgccccgcctagTCCCCCCAGGATGGTGGGTGATGTGCTCCACGCCTCCTGCTACCTTGTGTGGAATAGCTGCTGTGACTTCTGCTGGGTCTGTCCTTGTCCCCGTGCTGTGTGGGACGCAGCACCCCAGGGACGTGCTGCGGGGACCCTCAGTGCTGGGGGAGGCGCTGGGAGCCCCACGGCCAGCACCCTGCCACGCGTCCACGCTCCTCGGCAGGTGGCTGTCCCCCGGCTCTCAGGGAGCTTTGGCCGGGTGATGACagtgggggggtgctgggcatttccttccccccccacagACACTTTTCGGGGGGGTGGGTTCATCCTGGCTGGAATGGGAATGGTCCAGTGTGCAGGGAAGGGGACGTGCTGGGGACAGGCACCCGGAGCTGCTCTGCACCAAGCCCCTCTTCACACAGTGCCTTTTGGGAgtaatggaggggggggggggtggtgagtgggtcctgctgccccccccccccgcccctccccctcctcctgcacagtgcttcagggatggggtgggagcaCCCCCCGCACCGTCGGGGTGGCCGTGCCgaggggaagctgctgctgcggGTGCCTCTTGCTGCTTCCTCGGGACACcccttttaataaaaatcatcTCGGGCGGTCGAGTCCTGGCTCGTGTTGCCGCTGGGTGGCCCCGGGAtgtgacacccccccgcccctgcacCCCCAGTCACAGTGGGAGGggggagccccagccctaccCCTCCAgtgcagccccagctgggggggggtggggggtggttcaGGAATAAGGACAGCCGCCTCTGGCtttaaataaagcttttccattttattaattattataagcatatttttaaacatttgtatAACTTTCTTAATAAAATATCCTGGAAGAGACAGGTTTTAAGTTCCCAACGCAAGGcactttgggggggggcgggggggacgggacctcCCCGACTGGGTTAGGCTgggcacccccccccgcctcctttcAGAGGCAGAAACAGCGGCACCTAAAATACAGGCGGGTGTCGGGGTGCTGGTCCCTGCTCCGTGCACCCACACACGTGTCTCGCACTCAGGAGTGCTgccaaccgcccccccccccgccccagctcagGGGCTTTGAGCatctcttggggggggggggcggcctgCACCattcccgtccccctccccatggctgAGAAGGCACCAGCTCTTTGCTCGGCTGTCACCGCAGGTGACAAAACCTGCGAAAGCTGAGAGCTGGAGAACTcacggtgctggggggggtgggtagGGGGCAAGAGTTGGGACCCCCCCTCCCACGCACGGCGAGCCGGAGCCAGCCCAGTCCTGCCGGGCAGAGCTGGAGACATTGTGTGAGCGCCCTGCTAAGTTTTTACTCTGAATTTAAATAGACCCTGGGGTGAGGGTGGGTGCCGGGTGCCGGGAGCCCAGCCTGGGTGCCAGGAGCCCACTCTGGGTGCCATGAGCCCACGCTGGGTGCCAGGAGCCCACCCTGGGTGCCAGGAGCCCAGCCTGGGTGCCAGGAGCCCACTCTGGGTGCCATGAGCCCACCCTGGGTGCCaggagcccagcctgccccagctcttGCCCCTCTGGCAGCAGTTCAAGCCACCCAGCGTTGCTGTATCCCGGCCATGCCCTAGCTGCCATCACGTTTTTCCATCATTCCCCCGTGGTCCCCGCTCCCACTGGCACTCCCGGAGCCGGCTGGGTGGGATGGCGGTAGGCAGGCTCCCAGGAcactccctgtccccccccacccccggccatCCCCTCCCAGGGGACAACCCCGGGGGCAGCCAGGAGCACCCCGCACACCCGTCCACAGCAGGACTAgtacccccccgccccggcagccccaggcacttgtgctgggggggggcagacaAAGCATCTCTTcagtagaaaagaagaaaataaggcagAAGAAGGACAGAGCAGAGTGCAGGGGGTGTCCCGTGCCGGGCCAGGGGCCTCCCCCAGTCCGACCCAATAGGACCACTTAGCTGTGGCCAGCCTCACGCagcggcggggaccccccccccccccagctagGCAATAAGGTCTCGGtgtctcccatcccctccctctcccgcGGCACCACTCTCCATCCCCGGCAGTGCAGCGGGTCCTATTCCCCCTACCCCAACCCCCAGTGTCACCGGGGCCAGTCCATGGTGGGGGGGGCCCGAGGCTAGAACTCAGTCTGCACCCCCTCACCGCTCTCTGTCGTGCtcgtgggctgcagggggctgcACCGGCCACCCGGGGAGGTCACCTCCTCGCCTGTCTCCTTGTCATTGGGCTGGTGGCAAGCCATCCCGGCGGACGGTGATGGGGTCTCGGCTCCGGGTGCAGGTGATGCTGCTGGTGTGGCATGGGGCACCGCGGCCTCTGATGGGACATCGGCTCTGGGTTTGGGTGATGGCGGTGCGGTGTGTTGCATGCTGGCCCTTGATGGGACATCGGCTCTGGGCATGGGTGATGGTGGCACGGGTGATGCCGGTGTGGCATATTGCACCCCAGCCCCTGATGGGACATCGGCTCCGGGGACAGGTGATGCTGGTATGGGTGATGCTGGTGTGGCATGTTGCACCCCAGCCCCTGATGAGACCTCAGCGCCAGGGACAGGTGATGCTGGTGCGGCATTTTGCACGCCAGTCCCTGCTGGGACTTCAGCTCCAGGTGCAGGCGATGCCGTTGCAGCGCGGTGCACCCCGTCTCCCTCGCTGGCCAGACCCTGGGTGGGAACATCACCTGGGACAGACCCTGCCACCACCGCCACCTCTTCGGTGGCACCGCTCTCCCGCGTGGCGTCGGTCCCGTTCGTCAGCCGCTCCTCCGCCTCCACGCCATCCCCGAGGCTCTCCTTGGCCAGCGCCTCCTGGATCTCCTGCACCCCATCTGGGGAGCTCGGTGGTGCCGCAGGGTCCGGTTCCTCCGGCTCCTTCGGCTCCCGTGGCTCCGGGGAGccgggctgcagcagctcctcggcTCCCACCTCGTAGGACAGGACCCCCTCGTCGTCTTGGATCACCGACACCACTTGCTTGGCCCTGCGGCGCTTGTCGGCGGCCGACTCGGCCTCGGGCTGCCCACTGTACTCCTCGCCCCAGTCGATGGGGATGCCCTCGCCCAGCAGGTGCAGGTTGGGATCGCTGTTGTGCAGGACCATGCTGTCGCGGTACAGGTTGTGCTTCCGCTGCACGGCTGCCTCCTTCACAGCTGGGGACACCGGGAGAGAGATGTCAGATGGGCTGAGGGCACCGGGCAGCACCCGCCAGGCTCCGCCACCTCTCCCAGGCCACCCCCTtgggtgcagggtgcagggagAGGGGTCCGGACCCGAGCAGAGGGTTCAGCATCCCACCCACCGCTCAGCTCTGCCAGCGGGAAGGTGCTCTTGGTACAGCCCCCAGCACCCGTCATGGGGTCACCCCTCCTCACACAGCCCCCAGGACTCCGCGTGGGGTCACCCCCTCCTCATACAgaccccagcaccctgcatggGGTCACTCCTGTCCTCCTAcagtccccagcaccctgcatggGGTCACCCCCTCCTCATACAgaccccagcaccctgcatggGGTCACTCCTGTCCTCCTACAGTTCCCAGCACCCTGCATG
The genomic region above belongs to Larus michahellis chromosome 15, bLarMic1.1, whole genome shotgun sequence and contains:
- the SLC31A2 gene encoding protein SLC31A2 isoform X2, with the translated sequence MQETPLGGRGKRRVAGLWPLQAADGIHQPPSVSHGPSPLQSGLMKSQMSFYFSDTVVLLFDFWSVHTPTGMALSVLVILLLSVLYEAVKMGKAVLLRQALLALPRSISQESLLEPKEGDTGPTQGSRWFRYHVGQTLFHVVQVVLGYMVMLAVMSYNAWIFLGAIAGSTLGYFVVYPLLGRG
- the SLC31A2 gene encoding protein SLC31A2 isoform X3 produces the protein MQMSFYFSDTVVLLFDFWSVHTPTGMALSVLVILLLSVLYEAVKMGKAVLLRQALLALPRSISQESLLEPKEGDTGPTQGSRWFRYHVGQTLFHVVQVVLGYMVMLAVMSYNAWIFLGAIAGSTLGYFVVYPLLGRG
- the SLC31A2 gene encoding protein SLC31A2 isoform X1, with the translated sequence MQETPLGGRGKRRVAGLWPLQAADGIHQPPSVSHGPSPLQSGLMKSQMSFYFSDTVVLLFDFWSVHTPTGMALSVLVILLLSVLYEAVKMGKAVLLRQALLALPRSISQESLLEPKEGDTGPTQGRWFRYHVGQTLFHVVQVVLGYMVMLAVMSYNAWIFLGAIAGSTLGYFVVYPLLGRG